The following is a genomic window from Clostridia bacterium.
GACTCTTTATGTTATATTCTATAGTAATGCTTTTTTTCCTTTATTTTTTAGCATTAGTTTTTTCCATGTATTTCATAATCTCCTGGGCAATACCTTTAGCATCATCTATGTGATGGAACAATCCATAAAGCAGGGAGAAATACGAAGCAATTAAATCCCGAAATGGAAATAAGGCATATCGGCACATGGAAAAACACCTAGAGAGAGTTGGCCATACATATGACAAGATTCATAATATTATTAATGATAGCAGTTTAGAAAAAAATAAATAAACCTTAAAGAATATCTTAAATCATACATCTATTCTATACAAGCTCCAATGTAGACATAAAAAAGAGGCTGATCTGATATGATACTTCCAAAGTAGACAGTCTAATTAATTAAAAATAGACTATCTACTTGGAGGTATTTTTTTATAATTGCTGATTTATCATGTCTTCAAGATAATTTTTAGGTCGTGCTCCCACTGCTTTATTTACCGGCTTACCATCCTTAAAAAGAATTAAAGTAGGTATGCTCATAACCTGATATTCCATAGCTAGATTCTTCTGCTCATCTACATTTACTTTTCCAACTTTGGCTTTACCTACATATTGATCAGCAATCTCATCAACTATCGGTCCTACCATTCTGCAAGGTCCGCACCAAGGAGCCCAAAAATCAACTAACACCGGTTGATCAGAATTTATTACCTCTTCATCAAAATTGATACCTGTTAATTCAATTACATTTTTCCCAGCCATAATAGTTCTCCTTTCAATATATTGAAATATTATCTTTTATTTATAGTGTTGCTAGAAACACATATATTTATATCATAAAAATATAAATTATACACTGTCTTGATATTTTAATATACCCCCTGGGGGTTATCATTATTTTATTATAATCTACTTTAAATGTCAACAATGCAACGTAATTTAATTATATTTAATGTTTACCCTAGTATCCGTTTTTTAAAACAGTATTAATTGCTACAAAAAAATAAACCGGCAATTTTTTGCCGGTTTATTTTACTCCTGCAGCTATCTTCACCGCTTCTTGATGTCTTTGATCTGTCGAATTATCCATATGCCTTGTGCTGTTTTTAAAATGCACATCCATATGTCCATTGAAATTGTTACCCTTTATATTATCGACATCATGTGGCATAGCTGCGGCAGAAGCAGCAATTTTCCTCCCGTCCACATGGATCAATACAGGTCTCATTGTCCAACTCCAGCTTCCTCCCCATACCTGTTTCATTATCGCAGTATCACTGGCTGTCAAAGGCTCAACATCTGCATGATTTGCACCTATAGTCCTTTTAAGCTTCCATGTCTTTCCGGTATAAAAATCCTCGACTACGGCAACTTTGCCTATAGTCCATACATACTGAGCTTCAGTCCACCAATCCAAATATTCACCATGTTTAGATGAAACTGTAGCCTTTACAGGTATATGGTGTACAGGTATCTTAATTGTCTGACCTACCGATAAGTATGAATTCTCATTTAAATTATTTGCCTTCATCAATTCATACATGGGAATACCTTTATCGATACTGATGCTCCAGGCTGTATCACCAGATTTGACAGTATAGTTTTGATAAGTGATATAGGGCTGCTTGGCCCCGCTGGATGAATCTCCGCTTGACCCGGATGATGGGCTAATCAAAAGTCTCTGCCCCGGATATATCATTGTGCTCTTTAGATTATTATACTGCATAAGCTGATCTGTACTCGTATTATATTTAACGGATATCTTCCATAAAGTATCCCCAGGTAAAACAGTATAATATTTTTTGGAATCTACAAAAGCCTTATTTATAGCATTTATTGTATTTCTTCCTGCTATACCGTCTACATACAACCCTTTATCCCTTTGAAAATTGATCACAGATTGTTGAGTTATCCATCCATAGTATCCGGTAGTATTTGCTGAAAAATAATTTAGCTTTTTCAGAGCGGCTTGAAGCCTCCTGACTTGTTCACTCCTATGCCCATATTTAAGCACATCACTGTAAGTTAGGTAGGTACAATCTTTGTATCTTTTATGTGTGTTCTTTAGACAAGCATAAGTCTTAGGGCCTAATAACCCGTCTGGAGTCAACCCATTATCTTTCTGGAAGTTTATAATAGCATTTCTGGTCAAATTTCCATAATACCCAGTAGTGTTTGCAAAAAAATAGTTTAAATCCTTGAGCATTCCCTGGGCTTGTTTTACATCCTCTCCACTCATTCCATACTTAAGCATCCTAGAACCTAGTTGTTGCGCATATGTAGCAGAAAATGAGCTGAACAGCAAAATCAGCATTATACAGATTATTGTAAAAATTCTGACCTTTCTTTTGTACATAGACATCCCCTTTCCATTACAATACTCTAATGAAATTATATTTTATAAAAGACAAACAATTAAAATTTATTGCCTACAACAATAGTATAACTAATAATTATATAAATTTACAGATGTATTTATTACCAAATTGTTAACTTGTTTAAGAATTTATTACGAAATGTTAAATATGAATTAAAAACGTGAATTTTACATATTTGCAAAATTCACGTCATATTTAAAAAACCCAAGATTTATTATTTTGGGCAATTACCTCATATCTTCTGCTTATGTTGTTTTATTGCCAATTAATCGGAATCCCTGATTCTTCCTGCAATCCTATCAATGCCTCTTCAACATCCTTGGGAAGTACGATGCCCTTATTCATAGCTTCTTCATACCTCTCCCATTCCATTTCTCCTGGGTAGTAGATCCTTTCAGTTCCCTTTGCTTTAGGCGTACAATGCAAGTATTTCACCACAGACTCCATTCGTTTATTGAAAAGGTCGGGATCCATAAACTTAGAAATATCTATCACTATACACATATGAGAAACATTATTCTTCTTTTCCATGGAAAATAGCCAGCTAGGAACTTGTTTCATAATACCACCACCGGATAATACTCCGGTTAGTATCTCAACCATAAGGGCAATTCCATAGCCTTTATGTCCAGCCATCGGCTGCATGGCGCCTACATCAGGATAATGACTTGGATCAGTGGTAGGCAATCCGTCTTCATCGGTGATCCAAGTATCAGGTATACATCTTCCATCCTTTCTGGCCTGTATCACTTTCAAAGATGCTACCGTACTCATGGCGATATCCAGAAATACTGGGGAATAGCATCCGGCTGGTACACTGTAAGCTATGGGATTATTCCCCATCACCTTATCCTTTGCCCCGGGTATCGTCATATTGGCATCTACATTACTGAACACCAGACCAATCATATTTTCTTTTGCCGCCATATTGGCATAATAACCGGCTGCACCAAAATGGGATCCGTTTCGCACTACTGCACAGGCAATACCACAATCTCGGGCCTTTTTAATAGCAAGTTTCATCGCTTTATAAGCCGGAACCATACCGATAGCCGAATTTCCATCAATCAATGCATAGGCGGAACCTTCTGATAAAATTTCAGGATTTGCGTGGATATCTATACCTCCGGCTCGCATTTTACGGATATAATTGTGAAGATTTTTAGTTCCATGAGTATGAATACCGTAAGCATCCGTTTCACTGAGGACCTGGGCAGTAATTTGCGCATTTTCTTCTTTCATTCCTTCTTTCATCAATGCCTGTTCACAGAACTCTTTTAAATATTTAAGATAAATTATTTTTTGTTTTTGCATTTCATTCCCTCCTATATTCCCCAGTAGGCAGAAAAACCACCATCAATAGGAATAACAGCACCGTTAACAAA
Proteins encoded in this region:
- a CDS encoding peptidoglycan-binding protein; translation: MYKRKVRIFTIICIMLILLFSSFSATYAQQLGSRMLKYGMSGEDVKQAQGMLKDLNYFFANTTGYYGNLTRNAIINFQKDNGLTPDGLLGPKTYACLKNTHKRYKDCTYLTYSDVLKYGHRSEQVRRLQAALKKLNYFSANTTGYYGWITQQSVINFQRDKGLYVDGIAGRNTINAINKAFVDSKKYYTVLPGDTLWKISVKYNTSTDQLMQYNNLKSTMIYPGQRLLISPSSGSSGDSSSGAKQPYITYQNYTVKSGDTAWSISIDKGIPMYELMKANNLNENSYLSVGQTIKIPVHHIPVKATVSSKHGEYLDWWTEAQYVWTIGKVAVVEDFYTGKTWKLKRTIGANHADVEPLTASDTAIMKQVWGGSWSWTMRPVLIHVDGRKIAASAAAMPHDVDNIKGNNFNGHMDVHFKNSTRHMDNSTDQRHQEAVKIAAGVK
- a CDS encoding Ldh family oxidoreductase, translated to MQKQKIIYLKYLKEFCEQALMKEGMKEENAQITAQVLSETDAYGIHTHGTKNLHNYIRKMRAGGIDIHANPEILSEGSAYALIDGNSAIGMVPAYKAMKLAIKKARDCGIACAVVRNGSHFGAAGYYANMAAKENMIGLVFSNVDANMTIPGAKDKVMGNNPIAYSVPAGCYSPVFLDIAMSTVASLKVIQARKDGRCIPDTWITDEDGLPTTDPSHYPDVGAMQPMAGHKGYGIALMVEILTGVLSGGGIMKQVPSWLFSMEKKNNVSHMCIVIDISKFMDPDLFNKRMESVVKYLHCTPKAKGTERIYYPGEMEWERYEEAMNKGIVLPKDVEEALIGLQEESGIPINWQ
- the trxA gene encoding thioredoxin, whose translation is MAGKNVIELTGINFDEEVINSDQPVLVDFWAPWCGPCRMVGPIVDEIADQYVGKAKVGKVNVDEQKNLAMEYQVMSIPTLILFKDGKPVNKAVGARPKNYLEDMINQQL